The proteins below are encoded in one region of Paracoccus methylovorus:
- the dusB gene encoding tRNA dihydrouridine synthase DusB — translation MTLSEPITTKPITLGATRLGPPVFLAPMAGITDLPFRRAVARHGGAGLMVSEMVASTEMVTPRPSTRAAVRAKALTEGLLPVSVQIAGREAGAMAETARIVAGMGARIVDINMGCPAKKVTGGLSGAALMRDLDHALRLIEAVVEAVPGLPVTLKMRLGWDHDCLNAAELARRAAGAGIRMLTVHGRTRAQFYTGIADWAAIREVANLPGRPPLVANGDVVDAASARAALRLSGADAVMVGRGAQGAPWKLAQIAHELWGTPTPRIPQGAALAEAVAEHYDDILSLYGHELGLRVARKHLGWYAGANGAPNRAELLRAPTPAAALAAIRAGFGDAGAALADDLHGNAQATEVPS, via the coding sequence ATGACATTGTCCGAACCTATCACCACTAAGCCCATCACCCTTGGCGCGACGCGACTGGGCCCGCCGGTCTTTCTGGCCCCCATGGCCGGGATCACCGACCTGCCGTTCCGTCGCGCCGTCGCCCGCCATGGCGGGGCAGGGCTGATGGTCAGCGAGATGGTTGCCTCGACCGAGATGGTGACGCCGCGCCCCTCGACCCGCGCGGCCGTGCGCGCCAAGGCGCTGACCGAAGGGCTGCTGCCCGTCAGCGTCCAGATCGCCGGGCGCGAGGCCGGCGCCATGGCCGAGACGGCGCGGATCGTCGCCGGGATGGGCGCGCGGATTGTCGATATCAACATGGGTTGCCCGGCCAAAAAGGTGACGGGCGGGCTGTCGGGCGCGGCGCTGATGCGCGACCTCGACCACGCCTTGCGGCTGATCGAGGCGGTGGTCGAGGCCGTGCCCGGCCTGCCGGTAACGCTGAAAATGCGTCTGGGATGGGACCACGACTGCCTGAACGCGGCTGAACTGGCCCGCCGCGCGGCAGGGGCCGGGATCAGGATGCTGACCGTGCACGGCCGCACCCGGGCGCAGTTCTATACCGGCATCGCCGACTGGGCCGCCATCCGCGAGGTTGCGAACCTGCCCGGCCGGCCGCCGCTGGTCGCCAATGGCGATGTGGTGGACGCAGCCTCGGCCCGCGCGGCCTTGCGGCTATCGGGCGCCGATGCGGTGATGGTCGGGCGAGGGGCGCAGGGTGCGCCGTGGAAACTGGCACAGATCGCGCATGAGCTTTGGGGCACGCCCACGCCCCGTATCCCGCAAGGTGCGGCATTGGCCGAGGCGGTGGCCGAGCATTACGACGACATCCTGTCGCTTTACGGGCACGAACTGGGCCTGCGCGTCGCCCGCAAGCATCTGGGCTGGTATGCCGGGGCGAACGGAGCCCCGAACCGCGCCGAACTTTTGCGCGCGCCCACCCCTGCTGCCGCGCTGGCGGCGATTCGCGCCGGTTTCGGGGATGCCGGTGCTGCGCTGGCCGATGACCTGCATGGCAATGCGCAAGCGACCGAGGTGCCTTCATGA